A region of the Amycolatopsis sp. cg13 genome:
CCGCGGCGGATCGCTTCCTTCACGAGGCCGGGGCGCCGCCGTTCGCCGGTCTTGTCGCGGATCCGGTCGAGATAGCCGCGCACGGTGCGGACGCCGATGTCGAGGATCCGCGCGATGTCGACGTCCCGTTCCCCCGCCGCGACGAGCCGCAACACCTGCACTTCGCGCGGCGACAGCTCCATTTCCGGCCGCGTGACCGGGCGGTCGGTGTTGTCCTTGATGATCATTCCGGCGACGACGGCCGACACGTACGCGCCGCCACCCGCGACCGCGCGGATGGCGATGAGCAGCTCGTCGACGTCGACGTCCTTCGACAGGAATCCCTTGGCGCCGGCGGCGATCGCGGCGAGCACCGTCTCCGGTTCGGCTTGCGCGGACACGACCAGCACGTGATGGCCCAGCTCCGCGACCTCGAGCACCGCGGCCGCACCGGCGACGCCGGGCAGGCCGAGATCGAGGAGGACAACGCTGCCGGGCGGCTGGCGCGCGACGTGGAAGCGGGCGACCGAGTCGACCACCGCGCCCAGTTCGACGTCCGGCGCTTCGATGAGGACGCGTTCCACCGACCGGCGGTAAAGCGGGTGGTCTTCGATCACGGCCACCTGGACGGTGCCGGGAGCCAACGGTTCCGGCTCCGGCTCCCCTACGCCGCTGGGTCGCTGCGCTGTCGTGGTCACCGGCTCGCTCACCCCGTCCCCGCAGGCTGCCCGGCCACGGCGGGATCGAGCGCGGGACCGGTCGGCATCAGCGCGAGAAGCCCGCCCGCGACCGGATGCCCGGACCCAGAACCGTAGCCCAGCGACGTGAGCGCCGTCGCGTTCGCCACCGGATATTTTCGTCCTGTGTCCGTGACGAGATAAATCGTGCCGGACCCGGCGTCCGTCGCGACCGCGCCGCGCGAGGGCGGGACGTAGACGACGTCCGCGACCCGGGCGTCCGTCCGGCTCTGCACCGG
Encoded here:
- a CDS encoding response regulator produces the protein MAPGTVQVAVIEDHPLYRRSVERVLIEAPDVELGAVVDSVARFHVARQPPGSVVLLDLGLPGVAGAAAVLEVAELGHHVLVVSAQAEPETVLAAIAAGAKGFLSKDVDVDELLIAIRAVAGGGAYVSAVVAGMIIKDNTDRPVTRPEMELSPREVQVLRLVAAGERDVDIARILDIGVRTVRGYLDRIRDKTGERRRPGLVKEAIRRGLVGKETLR